The genomic stretch AAGTTAAATTATAACCATTAAAACTAATTTTTTATGTTTATTTGTTAATTATTGGTTTGTTTTTTTACTGAAAAAATATCTACCTTTAGACCATTGAATAATCACTAACCCATAAAAAATTTCGAAAAATAAGTCTACTTAAACATTCTACTGTATGAAATGGAGTTTTAATGACCTAGCTCAAGTAAGTACCGATGCGCTCGCACAAGGCGCAGATTTGTCTGCTGACATCACCCAAAACTTACTCACCACTAACAACGTGTGGATGATGCTATCCACAGCACTCGTATTTATCATGCACCTGGGTTTTGCAGGTGTGGAAGCCGGTTTTGGACAAGCCAAAAACACGGTAAACATTCTTTTCAAAAACACAGTGACCCCCATTATCGGGATTGTCACTTACGCGATTTGCGGATTTTTCCTAATGTACCCAGGGTTTGACGTTCCAGGATGGTTCGGATTTGATGGTGCCGGCTGGAGCATGTTCTGGTTTGCCCCTGAAAACGCTGATGTTACCGCAGGCTATGCTGACGGAGGCTACACCTACTGGACAGACTTCCTGTTCCAGGCCATGTTTGCCGCTACTGCAGCCACGATCGTATCAGGAGCCATTGCCGAGAGGGTAAAACTTTGGGCTTACCTGCTCTTCACCGTGATCTATGTAGGGATCGTGTACCCTATCATCGGAAGCTGGAAATGGGGCGGAGGAATGCTCGACAGCTGGGGATTCTATGACTTTGCAGGCTCTACACTCGTCCACTCCGTGGGCGGATGGGGTGCTTTGGCAGGTGTCATCCTGGTAGGCCCACGAATTGGCAAGTATGTAAACGGGAAAACTGTTGACAAGCCCGGCGCCAGTGTACCATTGGCAGTAATCGGCGTATTCCTGCTTTGGTTAGGATGGTTCGGGTTTAACGGAGGATCCGTTCTTTCCGCTGATCCTGGCCTGGTATCCTTTGTATTGGTGACCACTTCCCTGGCAGCTTGTGCCGGAGGACTGGGGGGGTTCTTAGCTGGATACTTTGTATTCAAGAGACTGGACTTGGGAATGGTACTGAACGGCATTCTCGCCGGACTAGTAGGCATCACTGCCGGTGCTGATGTAATCAACCCCGGCCCAGCACTTATAATAGGATTTATTGCCGGCATCCTCGTGGTAATGTCCGCAGTCATTTTGGACAAAATGCACCTGGATGACGTAGTAGGTGCTGTATCAGTCCACCTTACTTGTGGGGTCTGGGGAACGCTTGCCGTCGGCATCTTCTCCACCAATCCTGACCATAGCTTCCTCACCCAGCTGACAGGTGTAGCTATCTGCGGCATCACCGCCTTCGCCTGCGCCTTTATCATCTTCTATCTATTGAAAGTAACCGTAGGCATTAGGGTATCCGAAGAGCACGAAAGGACTGGCTTGGATTCCCACGAACACGGCATCAGAGGCTACACTATCGTGTACGACGAATAAAAAAAACAACCAACCAAAACCACTATACAGCTATTTACCCTGCCCATTCATTTTCCGCCAATCAACCGCTTGGGCAGGGTATTTTATCCTCAATCCTAACAATTAACAGATAATTTAATTTCAAGTAAAATGAAAAAACTTCAACTACTAATTGTATTGCTATGTCTAGGTTCTCTTACCACAGTGATGGCACAGGACCTATCCAAAGTCAGCATCTCAGGATCAGTAGATGCCTATTACAGAGCAAAC from Echinicola soli encodes the following:
- a CDS encoding ammonium transporter, whose product is MKWSFNDLAQVSTDALAQGADLSADITQNLLTTNNVWMMLSTALVFIMHLGFAGVEAGFGQAKNTVNILFKNTVTPIIGIVTYAICGFFLMYPGFDVPGWFGFDGAGWSMFWFAPENADVTAGYADGGYTYWTDFLFQAMFAATAATIVSGAIAERVKLWAYLLFTVIYVGIVYPIIGSWKWGGGMLDSWGFYDFAGSTLVHSVGGWGALAGVILVGPRIGKYVNGKTVDKPGASVPLAVIGVFLLWLGWFGFNGGSVLSADPGLVSFVLVTTSLAACAGGLGGFLAGYFVFKRLDLGMVLNGILAGLVGITAGADVINPGPALIIGFIAGILVVMSAVILDKMHLDDVVGAVSVHLTCGVWGTLAVGIFSTNPDHSFLTQLTGVAICGITAFACAFIIFYLLKVTVGIRVSEEHERTGLDSHEHGIRGYTIVYDE